A window of Juglans regia cultivar Chandler chromosome 7, Walnut 2.0, whole genome shotgun sequence contains these coding sequences:
- the LOC118348919 gene encoding uncharacterized protein LOC118348919, producing MGNPGSCGIGGVIRDASGGMVQAFASYVGLGSNNKAELLALLYGLRRFVSWWNRGRCGVWYLEDFWEEIVELACTVRCRFQHVYREGNRAADWLAKAGALGSEWVVSSSDNLPRVLRGLIRLDSLGFPSLRC from the exons atgggtaatccgGGTTCTTGTGGgattggtggggttattaggGATGCTTCTGGTGGTATGGTTCAGGCttttgcttcttatgttgggcttggttctaataataaggcaGAGCTTTTGGCACTtctttatgggttgagaagat TTGTTTCTTGGTGGAATAGAGGGCGATGTGGAGtttggtatctggaggatttttgggaggaaattgttgaattaGCTTGCACGGTTCGTTGTCGGTTTCAAcatgtttatcgtgaaggtaatagggctgcagattggttagcaaaggcaggTGCTTTAGGTTCTGAGTGGGTTGTGTCGAGTAGTgataatttgcctcgggttcttagaggtttgatccgtttggattctCTGGGATTTCCGTCCTTGAGATGTTAG